Proteins from a genomic interval of Quercus lobata isolate SW786 chromosome 11, ValleyOak3.0 Primary Assembly, whole genome shotgun sequence:
- the LOC115969432 gene encoding non-functional pseudokinase ZED1-like, translating into MSAQMSSHKNVLKPVGCCLETQSPILVYESAMNGFLMDRIYVSHDTRQQHQPMEWSSRLKVARQIAHVISYLHTAFSRPVIHMAIHMRNILLDEHDVPKLDHFFYSVSIPEGEIDVEVYDGLWNVYFNPPELEATGKVTEKSDVYYFGELLLELLTGEKSYDITRLATDKYSSLIAYIHTCAQACCINEIVDPAIFSGKGDVSLEQQLQAVLDLALTCTEEDPQRRPTMVDVTKELRRIERVSDEVVSLK; encoded by the coding sequence ATGTCTGCACAGATGAGCTCTCATAAAAATGTATTAAAGCCTGTAGGGTGTTGTCTCGAGACTCAATCTCCCATTTTAGTGTATGAATCTGCTATGAATGGTTTCCTTATGGATAGAATTTACGTGTCCCATGATACTCGACAACAACATCAGCCCATGGAGTGGTCCAGCAGGTTAAAGGTTGCAAGGCAGATTGCTCATGTTATTTCGTATCTTCATACCGCTTTCTCTAGACCTGTCATCCACATGGCTATACATATGCGAAATATCTTATTAGATGAACATGATGTTCCGAAATTGGACCACTTTTTTTATTCAGTATCAATCCCTGAGGGTGAAATAGACGTGGAAGTTTATGATGGCCTTTGGAATGTATACTTCAACCCCCCTGAATTGGAAGCAACGGGCAAGGTAACTGAAAAATCGGATGTATATTACTTTGGTGAGCTTCTTCTAGAGCTTTTAACTGGAGAGAAATCATATGATATAACTCGATTAGCAACTGATAAATATTCAAGCTTAATAGCGTACATTCATACATGTGCTCAAGCTTGTTGCATAAATGAGATTGTGGATCCTGCAATCTTTTCAGGGAAAGGAGATGTTAGTTTAGAGCAGCAATTACAAGCTGTGCTGGACCTTGCCTTGACATGTACAGAGGAGGATCCACAGAGAAGGCCGACTATGGTGGATGTGACCAAAGAACTCAGACGGATTGAGAG